Proteins encoded by one window of Superficieibacter sp. HKU1:
- the rraA gene encoding ribonuclease E activity regulator RraA: MKYDTSELCDIYQEDVNVVEPLFSNFGGRPSFGGQITTVKCFEDNGLLYDLLEQNGRGRVLLVDGGGSVRRALIDADLARTAAQNEWEGIVVYGSVRQVDDLEELDIGIQAIAAIPAGATGEGIGESDVRVNFGGVTFFSGDHLYADNTGIILSEDALDIE; the protein is encoded by the coding sequence ATGAAATACGATACTTCCGAACTTTGTGACATCTACCAGGAAGATGTCAACGTCGTGGAACCGCTCTTCTCCAACTTTGGGGGTCGCCCGTCGTTTGGTGGTCAAATCACCACGGTGAAATGTTTCGAGGATAACGGGTTGCTGTACGATCTGCTCGAACAGAATGGTCGTGGCCGGGTACTGCTGGTCGACGGCGGTGGTTCTGTGCGTCGCGCGTTAATCGATGCGGATCTTGCCCGTACCGCTGCGCAAAATGAATGGGAAGGCATTGTGGTGTACGGTTCGGTACGTCAGGTCGACGATCTCGAAGAACTGGACATCGGCATTCAGGCTATCGCCGCCATTCCGGCAGGTGCGACGGGTGAAGGCATTGGCGAAAGCGACGTGCGCGTCAATTTTGGCGGCGTCACCTTCTTCTCCGGCGACCATCTTTACGCCGACAATACCGGTATTATCCTGTCGGAAGACGCGCTGGATATCGAGTAG
- the pfkA gene encoding 6-phosphofructokinase — MIKKIGVLTSGGDAPGMNAAIRGVVRAALTEGLEVMGVYDGYLGLYEDRMIQLDRYSVSDMINRGGTFLGSARFPEFREEHIRAVAIENMKKRGIDALVVIGGDGSYMGAKRLTEMGFPCIGLPGTIDNDIKGTDYTIGYFTALGTVVEAIDRLRDTSSSHQRISIVEVMGRYCGDLTLAAAIAGGCEFVMVPEVEFSRDDLVAEIKAGIAKGKKHAIVAITEHMCDIHELADYIEKETHRETRATVLGHIQRGGSPVPYDRILASRMGAYAIDLLLQGHGGRCVGIQNEKLVHHDIIDAIENMKRPFKGDWLDTAKKLY, encoded by the coding sequence ATGATTAAGAAAATCGGTGTGTTGACAAGTGGCGGCGATGCGCCGGGCATGAACGCTGCGATTCGTGGCGTGGTCCGTGCAGCATTAACGGAAGGTCTGGAAGTCATGGGCGTTTATGATGGTTATCTGGGGCTATACGAAGATCGTATGATCCAGCTCGACCGCTATAGCGTTTCCGACATGATCAACCGCGGCGGTACTTTCCTGGGCTCCGCGCGTTTCCCGGAATTTCGTGAAGAACACATCCGTGCTGTGGCTATCGAGAACATGAAAAAGCGTGGCATTGATGCGCTGGTGGTTATCGGCGGTGACGGTTCGTACATGGGGGCAAAACGCCTGACTGAAATGGGCTTTCCGTGCATCGGCCTGCCGGGTACCATCGACAATGACATCAAAGGCACCGACTACACTATCGGTTACTTTACCGCGCTGGGCACCGTTGTTGAGGCGATTGACCGCCTGCGCGATACCTCCTCTTCTCACCAGCGTATTTCCATCGTTGAAGTGATGGGCCGTTATTGCGGCGACCTGACGCTGGCTGCTGCCATCGCCGGTGGCTGTGAGTTTGTGATGGTGCCGGAAGTGGAATTCAGCCGCGATGACCTGGTCGCCGAAATTAAAGCGGGCATCGCGAAAGGTAAAAAACACGCTATCGTCGCCATCACCGAGCATATGTGTGATATCCACGAGCTGGCGGATTACATTGAGAAAGAAACCCACCGTGAAACCCGTGCGACCGTTCTGGGCCACATTCAGCGCGGCGGTTCTCCGGTACCTTATGACCGTATCCTGGCGTCCCGCATGGGCGCGTATGCTATCGACCTGCTGCTTCAGGGCCACGGCGGACGTTGTGTTGGTATCCAGAACGAAAAACTGGTTCACCATGACATTATCGACGCTATTGAGAACATGAAGCGCCCGTTCAAAGGCGACTGGCTGGATACGGCGAAGAAGCTGTACTAA
- the fieF gene encoding CDF family cation-efflux transporter FieF (FieF, a metal efflux transporter, is a member of the CDF (cation diffusion facilitator) family of transporters.), with protein sequence MNHSYGQLVSRAAVAATVMASCLLIIKIFAWWHTGSVSILAALVDSLVDIAASLTNLWVVRYSLQPADDEHTFGHGKAESLAALAQSMFISGSALFLFLTGIQHLASPEPMNAPGVGVVVTIIALISTLILVTFQRWVVRKTHSQAVRADMLHYQSDVMMNGTILIALGLSWYGWHRADALFALGIGVYILYSALRMGYEAVQALLDRALPDAERQEIIETVTAWPGVRGAHDLRTRQSGPTRFIQIHLEMDDNLPLFEAHLVAEQIEQALLLRFPGSDVIIHQDPCSVVPQEEQRL encoded by the coding sequence ATGAACCATTCTTACGGCCAACTGGTCAGCCGCGCAGCCGTTGCCGCCACGGTAATGGCATCCTGTTTGTTAATTATCAAAATTTTCGCATGGTGGCATACCGGCTCGGTCAGCATTCTGGCTGCCCTGGTGGATTCACTGGTCGATATCGCAGCGTCGCTCACTAATCTGTGGGTGGTCCGCTACTCGTTGCAGCCAGCCGACGATGAACACACGTTTGGTCACGGCAAGGCCGAATCTCTGGCGGCACTGGCACAAAGTATGTTTATTTCCGGCTCCGCGCTGTTTCTTTTCCTCACCGGCATTCAGCATCTGGCAAGTCCGGAACCAATGAATGCGCCCGGTGTGGGGGTGGTAGTGACCATTATCGCGCTGATTAGCACGCTGATTTTAGTCACTTTTCAGCGCTGGGTGGTGCGAAAAACCCACAGTCAGGCAGTGCGTGCCGATATGCTTCATTATCAGTCTGATGTTATGATGAACGGAACCATTCTCATCGCCCTCGGTCTGTCATGGTATGGCTGGCACCGGGCGGACGCGCTGTTTGCGCTGGGGATTGGGGTTTATATCCTGTATAGCGCGTTACGTATGGGGTATGAAGCCGTACAGGCTCTGCTGGATCGCGCACTTCCTGATGCAGAGCGACAGGAAATTATTGAGACCGTCACCGCCTGGCCAGGCGTACGTGGCGCGCATGACCTACGAACGCGGCAGTCAGGGCCGACCCGCTTTATTCAGATTCATTTAGAAATGGACGACAATCTGCCGCTGTTTGAGGCGCATCTTGTGGCCGAACAGATTGAGCAGGCGCTTTTACTTCGTTTTCCGGGATCGGACGTCATCATTCACCAGGATCCTTGTTCGGTAGTACCGCAGGAAGAACAACGGCTTTGA
- a CDS encoding TM2 domain-containing protein, with amino-acid sequence MAGMVFCRGCGKEIHETANACPHCGASQVAKSSKNRTTAILLAFFLGAFGGHKFYLGKVGLGIVYLLFFWTLIPSIVAFVELIILICMSDDEFARKYP; translated from the coding sequence ATGGCTGGTATGGTTTTTTGTCGGGGCTGTGGAAAAGAAATACATGAAACGGCTAATGCGTGTCCACACTGTGGCGCATCTCAGGTCGCTAAGAGTTCAAAAAATCGTACCACGGCGATTTTATTGGCATTCTTTTTGGGCGCTTTCGGTGGGCATAAATTCTATCTGGGCAAAGTAGGCCTGGGGATTGTGTACCTGCTGTTCTTCTGGACGCTTATCCCGAGTATTGTAGCTTTTGTCGAACTTATCATATTGATCTGTATGTCTGACGACGAATTCGCCCGCAAGTATCCTTAA
- the cpxP gene encoding cell-envelope stress modulator CpxP, whose amino-acid sequence MRKVTAAVMASTLAFSAFSQAGEAIAGDNWHQTEGLTQRNSQQSHMFDGISLTERQRQQMRDLMQQARHEQPPVNVSEIEAMHRLITAENFDENAVRAQAEKMAQEQVARQVEMARVRNQMFLLLTPEQQAVLNEKHQQRMAQMREIAQLQQSPPLKQFSSSK is encoded by the coding sequence ATGCGCAAAGTTACCGCTGCCGTCATGGCCTCTACGCTGGCATTTAGTGCGTTCAGCCAGGCAGGTGAAGCCATCGCAGGCGATAACTGGCACCAGACCGAAGGACTTACGCAGCGTAACAGCCAGCAGAGTCACATGTTTGACGGCATAAGTCTAACCGAGCGTCAGCGCCAACAAATGCGCGATCTGATGCAACAGGCAAGGCACGAGCAGCCGCCTGTTAATGTTAGCGAAATTGAGGCAATGCACCGCCTTATTACCGCAGAAAATTTTGATGAAAACGCTGTGCGCGCTCAGGCAGAGAAAATGGCGCAGGAGCAGGTAGCCCGGCAGGTCGAAATGGCCCGCGTGCGCAACCAGATGTTCCTTCTGTTAACGCCAGAGCAGCAAGCGGTTTTAAATGAAAAGCATCAACAACGGATGGCGCAGATGCGCGAGATTGCGCAACTTCAGCAAAGTCCTCCGTTAAAGCAGTTTAGTAGCAGTAAGTAG
- the cpxR gene encoding envelope stress response regulator transcription factor CpxR — protein sequence MNKILLVDDDRELTSLLKELLDMEGFNVLVAHDGEQALTLIDDSIDLLLLDVMMPKKNGIDTLKELRQTHQTPVIMLTARGSELDRVLGLELGADDYLPKPFNDRELVARIRAILRRSHWSEQQQNSDNGSPTVEVDGLSLNPGRQEASFDGETLELTGTEFTLLYLLAQHLGQVVSREHLSQEVLGKRLTPFDRAIDMHISNLRRKLPERKDGHPWFKTLRGRGYLMVSAS from the coding sequence ATGAATAAAATCCTGTTGGTTGATGATGATCGGGAGCTCACGTCATTACTTAAAGAGCTGCTCGACATGGAAGGTTTTAACGTTTTAGTGGCTCACGACGGTGAACAGGCGCTGACGTTGATTGATGACAGCATAGACCTGCTTTTACTGGACGTGATGATGCCGAAGAAAAACGGTATCGACACGCTTAAAGAACTACGCCAGACACACCAGACGCCCGTCATTATGTTAACCGCGCGCGGTAGCGAGCTGGATCGCGTGCTTGGCCTTGAACTGGGCGCGGATGACTATCTGCCCAAACCGTTTAACGATCGTGAACTGGTCGCGCGTATCCGCGCTATCCTGCGCCGTTCGCACTGGAGCGAGCAGCAGCAAAATAGCGATAACGGTTCGCCGACGGTTGAAGTCGATGGCCTGAGCCTGAATCCGGGGCGTCAGGAAGCCAGCTTTGACGGTGAAACGCTGGAGCTGACCGGCACCGAGTTTACCCTGCTCTATCTGCTGGCCCAGCATTTAGGCCAGGTGGTCTCCCGCGAGCATTTGAGTCAGGAAGTGCTCGGTAAACGCCTGACGCCGTTCGATCGCGCTATCGATATGCACATCTCCAACCTGCGGCGTAAGCTGCCGGAGCGGAAAGACGGGCATCCGTGGTTTAAAACGCTGCGCGGCCGTGGGTATCTGATGGTCTCCGCTTCATGA